A part of Lacibacter sp. H407 genomic DNA contains:
- a CDS encoding OPT family oligopeptide transporter gives MSDQKFQPFVPDESKMAEFTVKSVLVGAAFGILFGASTVYLALKAGLTVSASIPIAVIAITLGRRFLKTTILENNIIQTTGSAGESIAAGVVFTLPGFLFLSEKDSSQFFNYFTILTLAILGGILGTLMMIPLRRALIVKEHGVLPYPEGTACASVLKAGERGGNFAKTAFMGLGFAFGYAFLQKIFHVIAETPFWMTQQANKFFPSAKVSGEITPEYLGVGYIIGPKISGVLVAGGVIAWFAFTPLLASLVPPDTIAAQLVKLGYLGGLDKTGGPGGWDPINHTFTDFSTAIYRAYIRQIGAGAVAAGGFITLIKTIPTIISSFKSSIGSMKKQEGEPIEVKRTERDLNIKIVGIGSLVLIILMALMPQIPGESIGSKLLLGLLVVIFGAFFVTVSSRIVGLIGSSNNPISGMTIATIMGTCLIFIAVGWTGKVYEPMALVVGGMICIAAANAGATSQDLKTGYIVGATPKYQQIALFIGAIVSSIAIGATIKILDKPSAEMLAQGVTHLIGTDKYPAPQGTLMATLIKGILSFNLDWQFVLVGVFIAFTMELCGIKSLSFAVGLYLPLSTTLPIFAGGAIRGLVDRKKKKSGEVLTAEEEDLGKGNLFATGLVAGGALAGVLIAFFSAPDATQAFLQKINLEHGLVGWFGENGYFLLGVLFFAIMGFTLYRIGIKKTEKIQE, from the coding sequence ATGTCTGATCAAAAATTTCAACCCTTTGTTCCTGATGAAAGTAAGATGGCCGAATTCACCGTTAAAAGTGTACTGGTTGGTGCTGCTTTCGGAATTCTTTTTGGCGCTTCAACAGTTTATCTCGCTTTAAAAGCAGGACTTACAGTAAGTGCATCCATCCCCATTGCAGTCATCGCTATTACATTAGGCCGTCGCTTTTTAAAAACAACGATTCTTGAAAACAACATTATTCAAACAACAGGAAGTGCAGGCGAAAGTATTGCAGCCGGTGTGGTGTTTACTTTACCGGGCTTTTTGTTTTTAAGTGAAAAGGACAGTTCGCAGTTTTTCAACTATTTCACTATTCTTACACTCGCCATTCTGGGTGGTATCCTTGGCACATTGATGATGATCCCATTACGCCGGGCTTTGATTGTAAAAGAACATGGTGTGCTTCCCTATCCAGAAGGAACAGCCTGCGCCAGTGTATTAAAAGCAGGTGAGCGGGGTGGCAATTTTGCCAAGACTGCATTCATGGGTTTGGGCTTTGCATTTGGTTATGCGTTTTTACAAAAGATTTTTCATGTAATTGCCGAAACACCTTTCTGGATGACCCAACAGGCAAACAAATTTTTTCCATCAGCAAAGGTGAGTGGAGAAATTACACCAGAGTATTTAGGTGTTGGTTACATCATTGGCCCAAAGATCAGTGGTGTGCTGGTAGCCGGTGGTGTTATTGCATGGTTTGCTTTTACTCCTTTGCTTGCGTCACTGGTTCCTCCCGATACTATCGCTGCCCAATTGGTGAAGCTGGGCTATTTAGGCGGACTGGATAAAACAGGTGGGCCAGGTGGATGGGATCCCATCAATCATACATTCACCGATTTTTCAACAGCCATTTATCGGGCATATATCAGGCAGATAGGTGCCGGTGCAGTTGCTGCCGGTGGTTTTATTACGTTGATCAAAACTATTCCAACCATCATCTCTTCCTTCAAAAGCAGTATTGGCTCTATGAAGAAACAGGAAGGCGAACCTATAGAAGTAAAAAGAACAGAAAGAGATTTGAATATTAAAATTGTAGGCATTGGAAGCCTGGTATTAATTATTCTCATGGCCTTAATGCCACAGATTCCGGGAGAAAGTATTGGCAGTAAATTACTATTGGGATTACTCGTTGTCATCTTCGGAGCTTTCTTTGTCACCGTATCATCCCGAATTGTTGGTTTGATTGGCTCTTCCAACAATCCTATCAGTGGTATGACCATTGCTACAATTATGGGTACCTGTCTGATTTTTATTGCTGTTGGCTGGACGGGTAAAGTCTATGAACCCATGGCGCTGGTTGTTGGCGGTATGATTTGTATTGCTGCCGCCAATGCAGGTGCAACATCACAGGATCTTAAGACAGGTTATATTGTTGGAGCTACACCAAAATATCAACAGATTGCATTGTTTATTGGTGCCATTGTTTCATCCATTGCCATTGGGGCAACCATTAAAATTCTGGACAAACCAAGTGCTGAAATGTTAGCACAGGGTGTAACACATTTGATAGGTACAGATAAATATCCTGCACCACAGGGAACATTGATGGCCACCCTCATTAAAGGAATTCTTTCCTTTAATCTTGACTGGCAGTTTGTTTTGGTTGGAGTGTTTATTGCTTTTACAATGGAACTATGCGGAATAAAATCATTAAGCTTTGCTGTTGGTTTATACTTACCATTATCCACAACACTTCCCATTTTTGCTGGTGGTGCCATTCGTGGGTTGGTTGACAGGAAAAAGAAAAAAAGTGGTGAAGTATTAACTGCTGAAGAAGAAGATCTGGGAAAAGGAAACTTATTTGCCACAGGTTTAGTTGCCGGAGGTGCGTTAGCAGGTGTATTGATCGCATTTTTCTCGGCTCCAGATGCCACACAGGCATTCCTGCAAAAAATAAATTTAGAACATGGCTTGGTTGGGTGGTTTGGTGAGAACGGATATTTCCTGTTAGGTGTTTTGTTCTTTGCTATAATGGGCTTTACACTTTACAGGATCGGCATTAAGAAAACAGAAAAGATCCAGGAATAA
- a CDS encoding RNA polymerase sigma factor, which yields MDNDNILWQGLKQGDKEMFLALYKKYYHTLFFIGVKEMKDAHLVKDIIQQLFLYLWEKRETIQDARDVKSYLITSFLRKLTADWKKNKQSGVLEVVWSSYPEDQQPNPEEKLIRKDEQSHLFKLLMERINELPNRQKELITLKFYEGLTYQEIVQRTGLSHRTVYNKIHEGLKKLKLDIVKSQYPQSAALLSLLQVLASAATITSAQ from the coding sequence ATGGATAATGATAACATTTTATGGCAAGGGCTGAAACAGGGCGATAAAGAAATGTTTTTAGCCTTATATAAAAAGTATTACCATACACTCTTTTTCATTGGTGTGAAGGAGATGAAGGATGCTCATTTGGTAAAAGATATCATCCAGCAATTATTTTTATACCTGTGGGAAAAAAGGGAAACAATACAAGATGCAAGAGATGTAAAATCCTACCTGATTACTTCCTTCTTACGAAAACTTACTGCTGATTGGAAAAAAAATAAACAATCGGGAGTTTTAGAAGTGGTGTGGAGCAGCTACCCTGAAGATCAGCAACCAAACCCCGAGGAAAAATTGATCCGTAAAGACGAACAAAGCCATTTGTTTAAACTATTGATGGAGCGCATCAATGAACTGCCGAACCGACAAAAAGAATTGATAACGCTTAAGTTTTACGAAGGCCTTACTTACCAGGAAATTGTACAAAGAACCGGCTTATCACATCGCACTGTCTATAATAAAATACATGAAGGGTTAAAAAAACTCAAATTGGATATCGTCAAAAGTCAGTATCCGCAAAGTGCTGCACTACTATCCTTACTCCAGGTTTTGGCATCTGCTGCCACTATTACTTCGGCTCAATAA
- a CDS encoding FecR family protein — protein MYADKMSIEELLSDESFINYCKGVSPEDIAFWENYKQQNPDKALLVEHAKEQYIQLFNALALADFDEQSARLKNSLEEKESTVVIQMEQFEKEKRGKVLPLLLRITAAAVIVAGLFFTINYFVTGRDNKVKTYAAVYGERKNIQLPDGSVVTLNAGSNIKINEKYGVATRDVYLEGEAFFEVKHDSTLPFIVHTPVMDVKALGTAFNVKAYLNEKNTQTSLISGLVEVTLKEINNLKMLLYPNQKIEWKHGNTNTPGKNVANVNNETLLNETDSLKKKLVVTSTGDIKEIAWKENKLIFDDEEFEDIAILLERWYGAKINFKDAPIRNYRFTGTYEKEDLNTVLDYMKESKNFNYTIEEGETLTINLSK, from the coding sequence ATGTACGCTGATAAAATGAGCATAGAGGAACTACTTTCTGACGAATCGTTTATTAATTACTGCAAAGGGGTTTCGCCTGAGGACATTGCTTTTTGGGAGAATTATAAACAACAAAATCCCGATAAGGCTTTATTGGTGGAGCACGCCAAAGAACAATATATTCAGCTGTTCAATGCGTTGGCCCTTGCCGACTTTGATGAGCAGTCGGCCCGTTTAAAAAACAGCCTTGAGGAGAAAGAGAGTACAGTGGTTATACAGATGGAGCAATTTGAAAAAGAAAAGCGGGGTAAGGTTTTGCCGCTATTGCTTCGAATTACTGCAGCTGCAGTGATTGTGGCAGGCCTGTTTTTTACGATCAACTATTTTGTTACAGGCAGAGATAACAAGGTCAAAACCTATGCTGCGGTTTATGGTGAAAGAAAAAATATTCAGTTACCCGATGGTTCAGTTGTTACATTAAATGCAGGAAGCAATATCAAGATCAATGAAAAATATGGTGTAGCTACACGGGATGTTTACCTGGAAGGAGAAGCTTTTTTTGAGGTGAAGCATGATTCCACTCTTCCATTTATTGTGCACACTCCGGTAATGGATGTAAAAGCACTTGGTACAGCATTTAATGTAAAGGCGTATCTGAATGAAAAAAACACGCAAACATCTTTGATAAGTGGATTGGTAGAGGTAACACTTAAAGAAATTAATAACCTGAAGATGTTGCTTTATCCGAATCAAAAAATTGAATGGAAACATGGAAATACCAACACTCCCGGTAAAAACGTAGCCAATGTAAATAACGAAACTCTTTTAAATGAAACCGACAGCCTCAAGAAAAAACTGGTGGTAACGAGTACTGGTGATATCAAGGAAATAGCCTGGAAAGAAAACAAATTGATCTTTGATGATGAAGAGTTTGAAGACATCGCCATTTTATTGGAAAGGTGGTACGGTGCAAAAATTAATTTTAAAGATGCCCCCATTCGCAACTACCGGTTTACAGGAACATACGAAAAGGAAGATCTGAATACAGTGCTTGATTACATGAAAGAATCTAAAAATTTTAATTATACAATTGAAGAAGGAGAAACATTAACCATAAATCTGTCAAAATAA
- a CDS encoding DUF1501 domain-containing protein, producing the protein MYFKRKEFLQLGSLATASMLMPQFLKAFESGKFVPPGNKVTVIIQLSGGNDGLNTVIPYRNDLYYSNRPRLGIQRNAALALTDEAGLHPSLTAFKELYDEGSMGIFNSVGYPNPDKSHFRSMDIWHTASDSRDYWNTGWVGRYLDAQCKGCDKPTQALEIDDVLSLALKGDQIKGIAVEDPRRLYTSSQERYFKEILAQHKHEHEQPVDYLYKTMAETISSADYIFKQSKQRPSAESYPNSDLGKGLKTIASLIFSEINTKVYYISLGSFDTHINQEGQQKRLFTELNDAVKAFVKDLKANNRFDDVLLFTFSEFGRRVAQNASNGTDHGKANNMFFIGGGLKQQGIYNPLPDLTNLDDGDVKFQLDFKQVYATVLNNWLGADANAILQQNIQPLSFI; encoded by the coding sequence ATGTATTTTAAGCGTAAAGAATTTCTCCAGCTCGGTTCACTTGCAACAGCATCGATGTTGATGCCGCAATTTTTAAAGGCATTTGAATCGGGTAAGTTTGTTCCTCCGGGAAATAAAGTAACCGTTATCATTCAATTGAGTGGCGGTAACGATGGATTGAATACAGTGATCCCTTACCGAAACGATTTGTATTACAGCAATCGTCCACGGTTGGGAATTCAACGCAATGCTGCATTGGCACTAACCGATGAAGCAGGTTTGCATCCATCGCTTACTGCGTTTAAAGAGTTGTATGATGAGGGCAGCATGGGGATATTCAACAGTGTGGGTTATCCCAATCCGGATAAAAGTCATTTCCGCAGTATGGATATCTGGCATACTGCAAGCGATAGCCGTGATTACTGGAACACCGGTTGGGTAGGCCGTTATTTAGATGCGCAATGCAAGGGTTGTGATAAACCAACACAGGCATTGGAAATTGATGATGTATTGAGTCTTGCCTTAAAAGGAGATCAGATCAAAGGCATTGCAGTGGAAGATCCACGCCGTTTATATACCAGCAGCCAGGAACGTTATTTCAAAGAAATATTAGCACAACACAAGCATGAACACGAACAGCCGGTTGACTATTTGTACAAAACAATGGCTGAAACTATTTCCAGTGCCGATTATATTTTTAAACAAAGCAAACAACGTCCGTCAGCAGAATCGTATCCGAATTCTGATTTGGGAAAAGGCTTGAAAACAATTGCTTCACTCATCTTCAGTGAGATCAATACCAAAGTGTATTATATCTCCTTGGGAAGTTTTGATACACATATCAACCAGGAAGGGCAGCAGAAACGTTTGTTTACAGAATTGAATGATGCTGTAAAAGCATTTGTAAAAGATCTGAAAGCCAACAATCGCTTTGATGACGTATTGCTGTTTACATTTTCTGAATTCGGAAGAAGAGTAGCACAGAATGCCAGCAATGGCACTGATCATGGAAAGGCAAATAATATGTTTTTTATTGGAGGCGGATTGAAACAGCAGGGTATTTATAATCCATTACCCGATCTTACAAATCTCGATGATGGCGATGTGAAATTTCAGCTCGATTTCAAACAGGTATATGCCACGGTTTTGAATAACTGGCTCGGTGCTGATGCCAATGCCATTTTGCAGCAAAACATTCAGCCACTAAGTTTTATATAA
- a CDS encoding glycosyltransferase family 4 protein — MEVSYFFRKKRLHAFSIESLFDNVQAQVAETTSFKANKIEVPSIRNIFVNIFKSRSSQGTVNHITGDIHYVSLGMKKRNTVLTIHDCVFLTKYNKWNLKYWMFKFFWYQLPMWRASTITVISEKTKRELMNLTGVRADKVKVVPNFFDPRFEFAPKQFNTQKPRILQIGTKENKNIHNLAKALKGVNCELHIIGSLDVETQLVLQENKIDFKTHTNLSFDELKRQYILCDMVVFASTYEGFGLPILEACAVGRPLVTSRISPMDEIADDAACKVNPYNVLDIRRGVLKVIENETYRDQLVNNGWKMRYKYSIDNITNKYTALYEEIATQPASEFFMFRQAKAAASFLGLV; from the coding sequence ATGGAAGTATCATACTTCTTCCGTAAAAAAAGGCTTCATGCCTTCAGTATCGAATCGTTATTCGATAATGTACAGGCACAGGTGGCTGAAACAACAAGTTTCAAGGCCAACAAAATTGAGGTTCCTTCTATCAGAAACATTTTTGTAAACATTTTCAAGTCACGCAGCAGTCAGGGCACTGTTAATCATATCACCGGTGATATTCATTATGTATCGCTTGGTATGAAAAAACGCAACACTGTTCTCACAATTCACGACTGTGTGTTTTTAACGAAGTATAACAAATGGAACCTGAAATACTGGATGTTTAAATTCTTCTGGTACCAGTTACCTATGTGGCGTGCAAGCACCATTACGGTGATCAGCGAGAAAACAAAACGTGAACTCATGAACTTAACCGGTGTAAGAGCCGATAAAGTAAAAGTGGTTCCAAACTTTTTTGATCCACGTTTTGAATTTGCACCGAAACAATTCAACACACAGAAGCCACGCATTCTGCAGATCGGAACAAAAGAAAATAAAAACATTCACAACCTGGCGAAAGCATTGAAAGGTGTGAATTGTGAATTACATATTATCGGCAGCCTTGATGTGGAAACACAACTTGTACTGCAGGAAAATAAGATCGACTTTAAAACACACACTAATCTTTCATTTGATGAATTGAAACGTCAATACATCCTTTGCGATATGGTCGTGTTTGCTTCAACCTATGAAGGTTTTGGTTTGCCGATTTTGGAAGCATGTGCAGTTGGTCGTCCGTTAGTGACGAGCCGTATTTCTCCAATGGATGAAATTGCAGACGATGCAGCTTGCAAAGTAAATCCTTACAATGTACTTGATATCCGTCGTGGTGTATTAAAGGTGATCGAGAATGAAACATACCGTGACCAGTTGGTGAACAATGGTTGGAAAATGCGTTACAAATACAGCATCGACAACATCACCAATAAGTACACGGCGTTGTATGAAGAAATTGCTACGCAACCTGCTTCTGAATTTTTTATGTTCCGCCAGGCAAAAGCGGCTGCTTCTTTTCTTGGATTAGTTTAA
- a CDS encoding Bax inhibitor-1/YccA family protein produces MSLFKSGNPTLSEKQFQTTDTVFSGETMTVRGTMNKFGFLMLMVMAGAAFAWQWFDAGKNIMPMVIGGALGGLVIALVITFKKEWSPFLAPAYAIVEGLFVGGISAYFNFMFQEKYPGIITHAVLLTFAVAASMYLLFTLRIIKVTERFRSIIFVATASIAVFYLLTWILGFFGINFSFMSSTNGSMFSIIFSLAVIAIAALNLILDFDMIEKGSEMGAPKFMEWYGAFGLLVTLVWLYLEILRLLAKMNSRK; encoded by the coding sequence ATGTCTTTATTCAAGTCAGGTAATCCTACTCTCAGTGAAAAGCAATTTCAAACAACCGACACTGTTTTCAGCGGCGAAACCATGACCGTTCGTGGTACCATGAACAAGTTTGGCTTCTTAATGCTGATGGTGATGGCAGGCGCAGCATTTGCCTGGCAGTGGTTTGATGCAGGAAAAAATATTATGCCCATGGTGATCGGTGGTGCGTTGGGTGGTTTGGTAATTGCATTGGTGATCACGTTCAAAAAAGAATGGAGTCCGTTCCTTGCTCCGGCTTATGCCATTGTGGAAGGTTTATTTGTTGGAGGCATTTCAGCCTACTTCAATTTTATGTTCCAGGAAAAATATCCCGGCATTATTACACATGCAGTGTTGCTCACGTTTGCAGTAGCGGCAAGTATGTACCTCCTGTTTACATTACGCATCATTAAAGTAACTGAGCGTTTCCGTTCCATCATATTTGTAGCAACAGCAAGTATTGCTGTGTTCTATCTCCTTACATGGATCCTCGGCTTTTTTGGAATTAACTTCTCCTTCATGTCTTCTACCAATGGTTCGATGTTCAGCATTATTTTTTCGCTGGCTGTGATTGCCATTGCTGCATTGAATTTGATCCTTGATTTTGATATGATCGAAAAAGGAAGTGAAATGGGCGCACCGAAATTTATGGAATGGTACGGCGCATTTGGCTTGCTGGTAACATTAGTATGGTTGTATTTAGAAATTCTTCGTTTACTGGCTAAGATGAACAGTCGTAAATAA
- a CDS encoding polysaccharide deacetylase family protein, giving the protein MKQTESSSADDEGEPKNSANYLPHFFLLVFFSSCTFNSTNNELPMAITPVVQAMPAPEKEAPPPPKKKKKIYITFDDGPNKGTRQVLRVINEEQVPVSFFVVGEHVYGSKEQQATWDSLQQSEWVEICNHSYTHAHNRFSKFYSNDSAVVADFKRTDDSLQLNNKIARTPGRNIWRTAAVNATDIVKSKAAADSLYNAGFVVVGWDIEWHFNDSLKLKQSSEELIKQVDSAFFHNRTKTPDHMVLLTHDQAFADSTDVASLRHFIQHIKTKSDYQIEFVSRYPGLKQ; this is encoded by the coding sequence ATGAAACAAACTGAATCATCGTCAGCCGACGATGAAGGCGAGCCTAAAAACTCAGCCAACTATCTCCCCCACTTTTTTCTTCTTGTTTTTTTCAGCAGCTGTACATTCAACAGTACCAACAATGAATTGCCGATGGCAATCACGCCCGTTGTACAAGCCATGCCGGCACCGGAAAAAGAAGCACCGCCTCCACCAAAAAAGAAAAAGAAGATCTACATCACCTTCGATGATGGGCCTAACAAAGGAACACGGCAAGTTCTTCGTGTAATTAACGAAGAACAGGTGCCTGTGAGTTTCTTTGTTGTTGGCGAGCATGTGTATGGCAGTAAAGAGCAACAGGCAACCTGGGACAGCTTACAACAAAGTGAATGGGTTGAAATTTGCAACCACAGTTACACACATGCACACAACAGGTTTTCAAAATTCTACAGTAACGATAGTGCTGTAGTTGCTGATTTTAAACGAACGGACGACTCCTTACAACTCAACAACAAAATTGCACGAACGCCCGGCCGGAATATCTGGCGAACAGCAGCCGTTAATGCAACAGACATTGTAAAAAGCAAAGCTGCCGCCGATTCGCTTTACAATGCAGGGTTTGTTGTGGTGGGCTGGGATATTGAATGGCACTTTAACGATTCGCTGAAGTTGAAACAAAGCAGTGAAGAATTGATCAAACAGGTAGACAGTGCTTTTTTTCATAACCGAACCAAAACACCTGATCATATGGTGCTGTTAACACACGACCAGGCTTTTGCTGATTCAACGGATGTAGCCTCACTTCGCCATTTTATTCAACACATCAAAACAAAAAGCGATTATCAGATCGAATTTGTGAGCCGCTATCCCGGACTGAAGCAATAA